From the Mastacembelus armatus chromosome 14, fMasArm1.2, whole genome shotgun sequence genome, one window contains:
- the cnga2b gene encoding cyclic nucleotide-gated cation channel, giving the protein MTGQVAERDRSPHNLSAKTTLEEEIERAESILSRVPSVCDDTSSELQRVAALEPHGGNSRNSFQRSGAISRLVNLVVRLREWAHKSLVEEEERPDSFLARFRGPEVRKAPSRSSNTQPDGSGNKSKGIFRKNWLLFVVSPSDDGYYRWLFVIATAVLYNWFLVVARACFDSLQVDSYICWLVLDYVADIVYLMDSYVRLRTGFLEQGLLVKDHAKLRDSYIHTLQFKLDVVSILPTDLVYIYTGIHTPQVRFNRLLRFPRMFEFFDRTETRTNYPNIFRICNLVLYILVIIHWNGCIYYAISKSLGLGSDSWVFPNTSDPQYSSLTWSYVYCLYWSTLTLTTIGEMPAPVRDEEYVFVVFDFLVGVLIFATIVGNVGSMIANMNATRAEFQARIDAIKHYMQFRKVSRELETRVIKWFDYLWTNKKAVDEQEVLKNLPNKLRAEIAINVHLETLKKVRIFQDCEAGLLVELVLKLRPQVYSPGDYICRKGDIGKEMYIIKEGKLAVVADDGVTQYALLTAGSCFGEISILNIKGSKMGNRRTANIRSLGYSDLFCLSKDDLMEAVTEYPDAKTVLEERGREILKKEGLLDENADSGGLQKEDAEEKVERLESSLDTLQTRFSRLLSEYTHTQQLLKQRVTLLERQLHHTDQDLDADAETISETDPGAYTDGSARHSNVQKGDKRSPTSKH; this is encoded by the exons ATGACGGGCCAGGTGGCGGAGAGAGATCGGTCGCCCCACAATCTGTCAGCGAAGACCACTTTGGAGGAGGAGATCGAGAGGGCGGAGAGTATTCTTAGCAG GGTGCCATCTGTCTGCGATGACACGTCCTCAGAGCTACAAAGAGTCGCTGCTCTTGAACCCCATGGAGGCAATTCCAGAAATTCTTTTCAGAGGAGCGGAGCTATCTCAAG ACTGGTGAACCTGGTGGTGAGACTGAGGGAATGGGCCCACAAGAgtctggtggaggaggaggagcggcCTGACTCCTTCCTGGCGCGCTTCCGTGGCCCTGAGGTGAGAAAGGCCCCCAGCCGCAGCAGCAACACGCAGCCGGATGGCAGTGGCAACAAGTCAAAAGGGATCTTTAG GAAAAACTGGCTCTTGTTTGTGGTGTCCCCATCTGATGACGGGTACTACCGCTGGTTGTTTGTTATCGCCACAGCAGTGCTGTACAACTGGTTCCTCGTGGTGGCAAG GGCATGCTTTGACTCCTTACAGGTGGACAGTTACATCTGCTGGCTGGTGTTGGACTACGTCGCTGACATTGTGTACTTGATGGACAGTTATGTCCGACTTCGCACag GGTTTTTGGAGCAAGGCTTGCTGGTGAAGGACCACGCCAAGCTAAGAGACAGCTACATCCACACTCTGCAGTTCAAGCTGGACGTGGTGTCCATCCTGCCCACGGACCTGGTGTACATCTACACCGGCATCCACACACCGCAGGTCAGGTTCAACCGGCTGCTGCGCTTCCCGAGGATGTTTGAGTTCTTCGACCGCACAGAGACGCGCACCAACTACCCCAACATCTTCCGCATCTGCAACCTGGTGCTGTACATCCTGGTCATCATTCACTGGAACGGCTGCATTTACTACGCTATATCCAAGTCTCTGGGATTAGGGTCGGACTCCTGGGTGTTCCCAAACACCTCCGATCCTCAATACTCCTCCCTGACCTGGAGTTACGTCTACTGCCTGTACTGGTCCACTCTGACTCTCACCACCATCGGAGAGATGCCCGCACCTGTGCGGGATGAAGAGTACGTATTCGTGGTCTTCGACTTTCTGGTTGGGGTGCTGATCTTCGCCACAATTGTAGGAAACGTCGGCTCCATGATCGCCAACATGAACGCGACCCGAGCTGAGTTTCAAGCTCGGATCGACGCCATCAAACACTACATGCAGTTCCGCAAAGTCAGCAGAGAACTGGAGACGCGGGTCATCAAGTGGTTCGACTACCTGTGGACCAACAAGAAGGCCGTGGACGAGCAGGAGGTGCTGAAGAACCTGCCAAACAAACTGCGAGCTGAGATCGCGATCAACGTCCACCTGGAGACGCTGAAGAAAGTGCGCATTTTTCAGGACTGCGAGGCAGGACTGCTGGTGGAGCTGGTGCTCAAACTGCGCCCGCAGGTCTACAGCCCGGGCGACTACATCTGCAGAAAGGGGGACATAGGTAAGGAGATGTATATCATCAAAGAGGGGAAGCTGGCGGTGGTGGCGGATGATGGGGTCACGCAGTACGCGCTCCTCACCGCTGGAAGCTGCTTCGGCGAAATCAGCATTTTGAACATAAAAGGCAGTAAAATGGGGAATCGGCGGACAGCAAACATTCGCAGCTTGGGTTACTCGGATCTCTTCTGCCTGTCTAAGGACGACCTGATGGAGGCGGTGACCGAGTACCCGGACGCTAAGACCGTGCTAGAGGAGAGGGGCAGGGAGATCCTGAAGAAGGAGGGTCTGCTGGATGAGAACGCGGACAGCGGCGGGCTGCAGAAAGAGGACGCAGAGGAAAAGGTGGAGAGGCTGGAGTCCTCTCTGGACACTCTCCAGACTCGCTTTTCCCGTCTACTCAGCGAATACACGCAcactcagcagctgctgaagcAGCGCGTCACTCTGCTGGAGCGGCAGCTCCATCACACGGACCAAGACTTGGATGCAGACGCAGAGACTATCAGTGAAACAGACCCCGGTGCTTATACAGATGGCTCTGCGCGTCACAGTAACGTGCAGAAAGGAGACAAGAGGAGCCCCACGTCAAAACATTAA